One genomic region from Prevotella sp. Rep29 encodes:
- a CDS encoding family 20 glycosylhydrolase, whose product MKRYLFAFILLACVFDGALARVAHLLPVPKVVRTLDGSGFRLRGAVAVDDDFGCAVLQEWVSEWGHVRTDAKRRVVVKSSLVSLSKERERLSDEWYRLRVEKDSIVIEAVSAVGVIRAVSSLRQLAMDGGGRLESVEMMDYPSFAVRGWMYDVGRSFVSMEELKREIRLLSQFKVNLLHLHLTENQAWRFEVKGYPQLTDASSMSRDKGKYYTQEECLELSTYARKYGVTIMPEIDMPGHSDAFRRALGFDMQTEAGKSVLKEALSQLAGAFPYSPYLHIGADEVQIHDKTFISEMIHHVHQLNRKVALWIPAGGNPEGADLTTLWSTAGRVTGGIPAIDSRYNYINHFDVFADVVGIYRSNVYYRSQGDSVVLGSMAAVWNDHALESEKDIVCQNNLYASVIASACRAWTGGGDGYIEELGTQLPYEGEGLEEFVEWENRFLYHKQWSLREADIPYVRQGNVCWMVSQPFPNGGSKDGAFAPEDDEFKGMGAGIDMGYDTYRVRGAGIYLRHTWGKIVPTLFGHVGINHTAYAWTNVYSPKEQDAGALIEFQNYSRSENDIVPEAGCWDRKGSRIWLNGKELEGPDWNRAGERLAREIPLTDENLTGRAPVRIHLRKGWNRVFLKLPYVDSGIRLNKWMFTFVITDTTGRDALPGIEYHAEAPSSNLKPQISNLKPQISNLKPKRLQQ is encoded by the coding sequence ATGAAGCGTTATCTGTTTGCTTTTATATTGTTGGCATGTGTCTTTGATGGTGCGTTGGCTCGTGTGGCGCACCTGTTGCCTGTGCCTAAGGTCGTGAGGACTCTGGACGGGAGCGGTTTCCGGCTTCGCGGTGCCGTTGCCGTGGATGATGATTTCGGCTGTGCTGTCTTGCAGGAATGGGTTTCGGAATGGGGACACGTGCGGACGGATGCGAAGCGGCGGGTCGTGGTGAAGTCCAGCCTCGTTTCTCTTTCTAAAGAAAGGGAGCGTCTTTCGGATGAATGGTATCGGCTGCGTGTGGAGAAAGACAGCATCGTGATTGAGGCGGTGAGTGCTGTTGGTGTCATCCGTGCGGTGTCGTCGCTTCGTCAGTTGGCGATGGATGGCGGGGGACGGTTGGAGTCGGTTGAGATGATGGACTATCCCAGTTTTGCCGTGCGTGGATGGATGTACGATGTGGGGCGCTCTTTTGTCTCGATGGAGGAGTTGAAGCGTGAGATTCGCTTGTTGAGTCAGTTCAAAGTGAATCTTTTGCACCTGCATCTGACTGAAAATCAGGCATGGCGGTTCGAAGTGAAGGGCTATCCGCAATTGACCGACGCCAGTTCTATGTCGCGCGACAAAGGGAAATACTACACCCAAGAGGAATGCCTGGAGCTGTCAACGTATGCACGCAAATACGGCGTGACCATCATGCCCGAGATTGACATGCCCGGACATAGTGATGCCTTCCGACGGGCATTGGGGTTCGACATGCAGACGGAAGCGGGGAAAAGTGTGCTGAAAGAGGCGTTGAGCCAGTTGGCTGGTGCTTTTCCTTATTCTCCTTATCTCCACATCGGAGCTGACGAGGTGCAAATACACGATAAAACGTTCATCAGTGAGATGATACACCATGTTCACCAACTCAACCGAAAGGTAGCATTGTGGATTCCTGCCGGAGGCAATCCAGAGGGAGCAGACCTCACTACGCTATGGAGTACGGCAGGCAGGGTGACAGGAGGGATTCCGGCTATTGACAGCCGTTACAACTATATCAATCATTTTGATGTGTTTGCCGACGTTGTTGGCATCTATCGCAGCAATGTCTATTACCGCTCGCAGGGCGACTCAGTGGTGCTGGGCAGTATGGCTGCCGTGTGGAATGACCATGCGTTGGAGAGTGAAAAGGATATTGTGTGCCAGAACAACCTCTATGCAAGTGTGATTGCTTCTGCCTGTCGGGCATGGACGGGCGGTGGCGACGGCTATATTGAGGAGTTAGGCACTCAGTTGCCGTATGAAGGCGAGGGGCTCGAAGAGTTTGTGGAATGGGAGAATCGTTTTCTCTACCACAAGCAGTGGTCGCTCCGTGAAGCGGACATCCCCTACGTGCGGCAGGGTAATGTGTGTTGGATGGTTTCGCAGCCATTCCCGAACGGAGGTTCGAAAGACGGCGCGTTCGCCCCTGAGGATGATGAGTTTAAGGGGATGGGAGCGGGCATCGATATGGGCTATGATACCTACCGGGTGCGAGGTGCCGGAATTTATCTGCGCCACACTTGGGGAAAGATTGTTCCCACCTTGTTCGGTCATGTCGGCATCAATCATACCGCTTACGCATGGACGAACGTCTATTCTCCGAAAGAGCAGGATGCCGGTGCACTGATTGAGTTCCAGAACTACAGCCGGTCGGAAAACGACATTGTTCCGGAGGCTGGCTGTTGGGACAGGAAAGGCTCCCGGATATGGTTGAACGGCAAGGAATTGGAGGGACCCGACTGGAATCGGGCGGGTGAGCGCTTAGCCCGTGAGATACCTCTCACGGACGAAAATCTGACGGGGCGGGCTCCTGTGCGCATCCACCTCCGAAAGGGGTGGAACCGTGTTTTCCTGAAATTGCCATACGTGGATAGTGGCATCAGGCTGAACAAGTGGATGTTTACTTTCGTCATCACCGACACGACGGGGCGGGATGCTCTGCCCGGAATAGAATATCATGCCGAGGCACCGTCCTCAAATCTCAAACCTCAAATCTCAAACCTCAAACCTCAAATCTCAAACCTCAAACCAAAAAGACTGCAGCAATAA
- a CDS encoding lipocalin-like domain-containing protein: protein MKKATAYIAILAVTLIAVTSCELETSGNGKLDGFWHLEQIDTIATGGVTDLSESNVFWAFQHKLLELTGNTTCLCRFSHADKSLVINNPYRFDRENGDEPLADTELLTPYGINALEEHFTVETLTSSKMVLSTDRLRLSFTKF from the coding sequence ATGAAAAAAGCAACAGCATATATCGCAATCCTGGCAGTGACGCTCATCGCCGTCACATCCTGCGAATTAGAGACATCAGGAAACGGAAAACTCGACGGGTTCTGGCACCTCGAACAGATAGACACCATCGCTACGGGCGGCGTCACCGACCTCTCAGAAAGCAACGTGTTCTGGGCATTCCAGCACAAACTGTTGGAACTGACCGGCAATACCACGTGTCTTTGTCGCTTCTCCCACGCCGACAAGTCGCTGGTCATCAACAACCCCTATCGGTTTGACCGAGAGAATGGAGACGAGCCCCTTGCCGACACCGAGTTGCTCACGCCCTACGGAATCAACGCCCTCGAAGAGCATTTCACCGTAGAGACGCTTACAAGTTCCAAGATGGTGCTCTCAACAGACAGGCTCCGGCTGTCGTTCACTAAGTTTTAG
- a CDS encoding glycosyltransferase family 4 protein, translating to MNLIYIGYLYPDTLLQELIHLKSYIDFPAHNFQTALLKGLDKEFPQTRVISAAPVSAFPKIKKWHFSKQPFSHRGDNTAEDVYVGLLNFPLVALLSRFLRVRSEIRKSIRNGEHNIILSYGLHTPFLLAVLTMRKHVEKTCIIVPDLPQFMTGKSNPLYRFAKAIDRRIINHCLKRMDSFVLLSPHMAEMLPIEGKQAVVVDGIYGGTPHNILSTPKEKHKTVLYIGKAEERTGIYDLIEAFRQIDDPNYRLWIRIYGNKKEYLNNARERIKDDPRITLLPPMSRTELLQFERKATVLVNPIRPTQTFTRYFFPSKTMEYLASGTPTIMYRLDCLSEEYDKHIHFIPEQTVQSLRDTIVSVCSQSNEERSDFGKAAEKFIMESRNPDVQAAKIADLIRNKT from the coding sequence ATGAATCTCATATACATAGGATACCTGTACCCCGACACATTATTACAGGAACTCATTCACCTGAAGTCCTACATAGACTTCCCTGCCCATAACTTTCAGACAGCACTGTTAAAAGGGCTCGACAAGGAATTTCCCCAAACCAGAGTCATTTCCGCTGCACCCGTTTCAGCCTTTCCCAAGATAAAGAAATGGCATTTCAGCAAACAACCGTTCTCACACCGCGGCGACAACACAGCAGAGGACGTATATGTGGGATTACTTAATTTCCCATTAGTCGCATTGCTGTCACGATTCCTACGTGTGCGGTCCGAAATAAGAAAATCCATCAGGAACGGCGAGCATAACATTATCCTGTCCTATGGACTTCACACCCCGTTCCTGTTAGCAGTCCTGACCATGAGAAAACATGTAGAAAAAACCTGCATCATAGTCCCCGACCTGCCCCAATTCATGACAGGAAAAAGCAACCCACTGTACAGATTCGCCAAAGCCATTGACCGTCGTATCATCAACCACTGCCTCAAACGCATGGATTCATTCGTGCTGCTCAGTCCACACATGGCAGAGATGTTGCCAATAGAAGGAAAACAAGCCGTCGTCGTGGACGGCATCTATGGAGGGACCCCTCATAACATCCTTTCTACGCCAAAAGAGAAACATAAGACCGTACTATATATCGGAAAAGCCGAAGAACGTACAGGAATCTACGACCTCATTGAAGCCTTCAGGCAAATCGACGACCCGAACTACAGACTGTGGATAAGAATCTATGGAAACAAGAAAGAATACCTGAACAATGCACGTGAGCGCATAAAGGATGACCCACGGATAACCCTTCTGCCACCAATGAGCAGAACCGAACTCCTGCAATTTGAAAGAAAAGCAACCGTACTCGTAAATCCCATACGGCCGACACAAACATTCACACGCTACTTCTTCCCTTCAAAAACCATGGAATATCTCGCATCAGGAACACCCACCATAATGTATCGGCTCGACTGCCTTTCCGAAGAGTATGACAAACACATACACTTTATTCCGGAACAGACCGTGCAATCACTGCGTGATACAATCGTAAGCGTGTGCAGTCAGTCCAACGAAGAACGCAGCGATTTTGGCAAAGCAGCCGAAAAATTCATCATGGAGAGTCGCAATCCTGATGTACAGGCAGCAAAAATTGCAGACCTCATTCGTAATAAGACATAG
- a CDS encoding capsule assembly Wzi family protein translates to MRILTLTSMFCYSVLALAQVDDNVAKPSFATGLSYKVEAEGSFSSEITPLWLQANKHGLSSFEGSNGYLRAGISRDLSVDEGHRWGIGFGVDLVGALNYTSKVVVQQAYVEGRWLHGALTVGSKEQPMELKNNQLSSGSQTLGINARPVPQVRISLPEYWVIPYTNGWLRLKGHIAYGKMTDDNWQHTFTNQVHNYADDVLYHSKAGYLKIGNEDRFFPWSLELGLEMAATFGGTAYQRQGDGTMLPMKGEGGLKGMWNAFIPGGSDVGETTYQNVSGNQVGSWVARLNYDGDTWRWGLYIDKYFEDHSALFLMDYDGYGEGEEWQVKKKRRYLVYDFKDMLLGMELNFKYNRWIRDIVFEYMYTKYQSGPIYHDHTQTIADHIGGVDNYYNHYIYTGWQHWGQVIGNPLYRSPLYNDDGIIDVRNNRFMAFHLGISGTPSEAFKYRALATYQEGFGTYATPYTKKHHNVSFMLEGIYSFQKGLLRGFNVRGAYAMDFGHILGHNHGFQLTISKTGLFKSH, encoded by the coding sequence ATGAGAATATTGACACTGACCAGTATGTTTTGTTATTCCGTCCTTGCTCTTGCACAGGTGGACGACAACGTGGCGAAACCGTCTTTCGCGACGGGCTTGTCGTACAAAGTGGAGGCGGAGGGCTCCTTTTCAAGCGAAATCACTCCGCTGTGGCTGCAAGCCAATAAGCACGGACTCTCTTCCTTCGAAGGAAGCAACGGCTATCTTCGCGCCGGCATCTCCCGCGACTTGAGCGTCGATGAGGGGCACCGTTGGGGAATAGGGTTCGGTGTTGACCTTGTGGGTGCGCTCAACTATACGAGTAAGGTGGTTGTGCAGCAGGCATACGTTGAAGGGCGATGGCTGCACGGTGCCCTGACCGTTGGAAGCAAGGAGCAGCCGATGGAACTCAAAAACAACCAGTTGAGCAGCGGTTCGCAGACGCTCGGCATCAATGCCCGTCCCGTTCCTCAAGTACGTATCTCACTCCCCGAATATTGGGTGATTCCATACACCAACGGCTGGCTGCGGCTGAAAGGACATATCGCATACGGAAAGATGACCGACGACAACTGGCAGCACACATTCACCAATCAGGTTCACAACTACGCAGACGACGTGCTCTATCACAGCAAAGCCGGATATCTCAAAATCGGAAACGAAGACCGGTTCTTCCCGTGGTCGCTCGAACTCGGACTTGAGATGGCAGCCACCTTCGGAGGAACAGCCTATCAGCGGCAAGGCGACGGCACCATGCTGCCCATGAAAGGGGAAGGCGGACTGAAAGGCATGTGGAATGCGTTCATTCCCGGAGGCTCCGACGTCGGCGAGACCACCTATCAGAACGTCTCCGGAAACCAAGTCGGCAGTTGGGTGGCGCGACTCAACTACGACGGTGACACATGGCGCTGGGGACTCTACATCGACAAATACTTCGAAGACCACTCCGCCCTTTTCCTGATGGACTATGACGGATACGGAGAAGGAGAAGAATGGCAGGTGAAAAAGAAACGCCGCTATCTCGTTTACGACTTCAAGGACATGCTGCTCGGCATGGAACTCAACTTCAAGTACAACCGATGGATACGCGACATCGTCTTCGAATATATGTACACCAAATACCAGAGCGGTCCGATTTATCACGACCACACGCAGACCATAGCCGACCACATCGGAGGCGTGGACAACTACTACAACCATTACATCTACACGGGATGGCAACATTGGGGACAGGTCATCGGCAACCCGCTCTATCGCTCTCCGCTCTACAACGATGACGGCATCATCGACGTCCGCAACAACCGCTTCATGGCATTCCACCTCGGCATCAGCGGCACGCCGTCAGAAGCGTTCAAATATCGCGCTCTGGCAACCTATCAGGAAGGGTTCGGTACATACGCCACACCCTATACCAAGAAACACCACAACGTCAGTTTCATGCTCGAAGGCATCTATAGTTTCCAGAAAGGACTGCTGCGCGGATTCAACGTGCGGGGAGCCTACGCCATGGACTTCGGACACATACTCGGACATAACCACGGATTCCAACTCACCATCTCGAAGACAGGACTCTTCAAGAGCCATTAG
- a CDS encoding glycosyltransferase family 2 protein — translation MKVSVITVTYNCGSTLRDTIKSVLSQTYEDIEYLIIDGGSTDHTLDVIKEYEPMFGGKLYWLSEKDGGIYDAMNKGISRATGDIVGILNGDDFYTSDDVLQRVVSAFRSTPQLEAVYGDVHFIRDAQPEKVVRYYSSKPFRPLWLRFGFMPAHPSFYCRRSVYDKAGLYKTDYAIGSDYEMMVRLFMVHKINASYLPMDFVTMRTGGVSTRNVRSRMQLIKDDVRGCRENGIYTNPLMISMKYLYKIFEFKL, via the coding sequence TTGAAGGTTTCTGTCATAACGGTTACTTATAATTGTGGCTCTACGTTGAGGGACACGATAAAGTCTGTTTTGTCACAGACTTACGAGGATATTGAATATTTGATCATAGATGGCGGTTCAACGGATCATACCCTTGATGTGATAAAAGAATATGAGCCGATGTTTGGAGGAAAATTGTATTGGCTTTCAGAAAAGGATGGGGGAATATATGATGCGATGAATAAGGGGATAAGCAGGGCGACGGGTGATATTGTGGGTATTCTGAACGGTGACGACTTTTATACTTCTGATGATGTCCTGCAACGTGTTGTGTCTGCATTTAGAAGTACCCCTCAGTTGGAAGCTGTATATGGTGATGTTCATTTTATTCGTGATGCGCAGCCCGAGAAGGTTGTGCGCTACTACAGTTCCAAGCCTTTCCGTCCCCTTTGGCTCCGCTTTGGTTTCATGCCGGCTCATCCTTCCTTTTATTGCCGTCGTAGCGTCTATGACAAGGCTGGACTATACAAGACCGACTATGCCATCGGCAGCGATTACGAGATGATGGTTCGTCTTTTCATGGTGCATAAGATTAATGCCAGCTATCTGCCTATGGATTTCGTAACCATGCGGACGGGTGGTGTCAGTACCAGGAATGTCAGGAGCCGGATGCAACTTATCAAGGATGATGTCCGCGGCTGTCGTGAGAATGGTATCTATACCAATCCGTTGATGATCAGCATGAAGTATCTTTATAAGATATTCGAGTTTAAATTGTAG
- a CDS encoding glycosyltransferase family 2 protein — protein MKHIATIITCHNRKEKTISSLRHLYAAKERYDSTSEEKLNIVVYMTDDGCTDGTSEAVRNAFPDKEIHIQQGDGNLYWAGGMNCSWQVAAKDREWDYYLLLNDDTDMTADCFNQLFEAEQYASTRHGKEALVAGIIASKEKRSEVTYGGEIFLTRFTAKLQRLIPSGKPQQCDLLNANIMFVPNSIFRSIGVFYPYMHGCADSDYSVMTRRAGFPVYVTSGICGHCDFDHWTKADDKENIVKMTLQERKAYFRHPLHSNKDYLTLIRRITPWRYPFVWLFRNMAVYCPSLYYKITFRRYKS, from the coding sequence ATGAAGCATATTGCTACAATTATTACGTGTCATAACCGCAAGGAGAAAACCATTTCTTCCTTACGACACTTGTATGCTGCCAAGGAACGCTACGATTCCACATCGGAAGAGAAGCTGAACATCGTGGTGTATATGACCGACGACGGCTGCACCGACGGCACATCCGAGGCTGTACGAAATGCTTTTCCCGACAAGGAAATACATATACAGCAAGGTGACGGGAACCTGTACTGGGCAGGTGGTATGAACTGTTCATGGCAGGTGGCAGCCAAAGACCGGGAATGGGACTACTATCTGCTGCTTAACGACGATACAGACATGACCGCAGATTGTTTCAACCAACTATTCGAAGCCGAACAATATGCCAGCACACGTCATGGGAAAGAGGCTTTGGTTGCTGGAATCATTGCATCTAAGGAAAAACGCAGCGAGGTGACTTATGGAGGCGAAATCTTCCTGACAAGGTTCACTGCCAAACTGCAACGCTTGATTCCGTCGGGCAAACCACAACAGTGTGACCTGCTCAATGCAAACATCATGTTTGTACCCAACAGCATATTCCGGAGCATAGGCGTTTTCTATCCTTACATGCACGGTTGCGCAGACTCGGACTACTCGGTAATGACAAGAAGAGCAGGATTTCCCGTTTACGTGACTTCAGGAATCTGCGGACATTGTGATTTTGACCACTGGACAAAGGCTGACGACAAGGAAAACATCGTCAAGATGACCCTTCAGGAGCGTAAGGCATATTTCCGCCATCCGCTTCACTCCAACAAGGACTACCTGACATTGATCAGGCGCATAACACCTTGGCGCTACCCATTCGTCTGGCTGTTCAGAAACATGGCCGTATATTGTCCGTCACTCTATTACAAAATAACATTCAGAAGATATAAATCATGA
- a CDS encoding MraY family glycosyltransferase: MGITTIIIIAFAFSAVCGFIMIPQILNYCEKKNLYDIPNSRKIHNNAIPRLGGITFLPSMMLTLLLAVSVHSFLSDQHITLSMWTTMFVISLIMIYAIGIIDDLIGLGAGTKFTVQILAACLMPISKLYINNFYGLFGIYEIPFWIGAPLTVFIIVFITNAINLIDGIDGLAASLSLIALGGFLICFMREGVWTYGILIAGLMGVLIPYLYFNIWGEESKNRKIFMGDSGSLTLGFILGFLFVKFTMDNPNVMPFRKDSLLLSYTLLIVPCFDVVRVVFKRLRERKPIFQADKNHIHHKLLRAGCSQRQALITILLLALSFVLLNNILDYFLPTTFIVLIDVIVYIAFHLVINSFIRDGKPRED; the protein is encoded by the coding sequence ATGGGCATCACTACCATCATCATCATAGCATTTGCGTTCAGCGCCGTCTGCGGATTCATCATGATTCCGCAAATACTCAACTATTGCGAGAAGAAAAACCTCTACGACATACCTAACTCACGAAAAATACACAACAACGCCATACCCAGACTCGGAGGAATCACATTCCTGCCAAGCATGATGCTCACACTCCTGCTTGCCGTCAGCGTCCACTCGTTCCTCTCCGACCAGCACATCACACTCAGCATGTGGACCACCATGTTCGTCATCAGTCTCATCATGATCTACGCCATCGGAATCATCGACGACCTCATAGGACTCGGAGCCGGAACGAAATTTACCGTACAGATTCTCGCAGCATGCCTCATGCCCATCTCAAAACTCTACATCAACAACTTCTACGGACTCTTCGGCATCTACGAAATACCTTTCTGGATAGGCGCACCACTCACCGTCTTCATCATCGTATTCATCACCAATGCCATCAACCTCATCGACGGCATCGACGGGCTCGCAGCCTCACTCTCACTCATCGCACTCGGCGGATTCCTGATCTGCTTCATGCGCGAAGGAGTATGGACATACGGCATACTCATAGCCGGACTCATGGGTGTGCTCATCCCCTATCTCTACTTCAACATCTGGGGAGAAGAAAGCAAAAACCGAAAAATCTTCATGGGCGACTCAGGAAGCCTTACACTCGGATTCATACTCGGATTCCTCTTCGTCAAATTCACCATGGACAACCCTAACGTCATGCCCTTCCGGAAAGACAGCCTCCTGCTATCCTACACACTCCTCATCGTGCCATGCTTCGACGTCGTCCGCGTCGTATTCAAGAGACTGCGGGAACGAAAGCCTATATTCCAAGCCGACAAAAACCACATCCACCACAAACTGCTCAGAGCCGGATGCAGTCAGCGACAGGCACTCATCACCATCCTTCTCCTCGCCCTGTCGTTTGTCCTGCTCAACAATATACTCGACTACTTCCTGCCAACGACCTTCATCGTCCTCATCGATGTGATAGTCTATATCGCTTTCCATCTCGTCATCAACAGCTTTATAAGAGACGGAAAGCCACGCGAGGATTAA